cccaggcactgtgagacagcagaactactcactgtgccaccatgttgctcCATACATATCAAATTAAGAAGGTGGTAAATCCTACTCATACCATTTCCTACAGAGCATAAGATCTTAACCTTTCCTAGTGTACAGACCCCTTTAGGATCTGATGAAAACCAAGGACTTCTCTTGCAAAAAAGggcacatttattaattcagagGAATATACTGCACTCagttattaaactgaaaattgaTAACTCACACAGAATTATGTCCTAGACACAGCATTAGCACAGTaagatttaaaagttttttttttttttaaatttagtttttctgatatttaaaaaacaagttTCTCTGAAACCCATCTAAAGAGATCCCATGGCCTGAGCCAGGTTAATAATCCCTGCTGCAGGAGAAAGCATCCGAAACACAGGCTGAAAACTGACACCAGTCTTTGATCAGATTTGCGACGCTCGTTGAACGCGTGGGTTGTTAATTGCCATCGGTCTTCGGTTGGATACGCAAAACGCGTACTGTTAATTGATGGCAGTCTTTGATTGGTCACGCAGAACACGTAGAAAGCGTGGATTACGCACATTACGCACGTTGCGCAGCGCCGCTCATCAGCCTTCGGCGATACTGCCGAGGTTTCGATTGACACGCTGCGCTCTCGCGCTTTATGTGCGTGCAAATCAGGAGGGAACAGTAGCGCGACTGTATTGGCCGCCGCCATAAGTTCCCTGTGAACACGTACGTCTACCTGAATCATTCCAGTTGCGTGTGACGATGCTGAACGGCAACGCAAACGCTCGGCAGGAGGAATGAGTGCTGGAAACTTGGACGTTTCCTCCGCCTGCGCTCCTTAGTATTCAAGACACTCGGTTGCCGATTACAAGATTTCCATATGAATGGCTGCGGATCACTTCAGGAATACAACAGATACTTTGTCACCTTTATTTGCCAAGTCTGAAATAACTGTTTTGTTACGCCGAAGACACAAAAGCGGAGAATGCGAAGTTATGATTTGCATTATTACTCGgcaaatgcacacagacacagttttGAACGAGACGAGAGCACTCGTTTACCAAACTATTCTATTGTGACCCTTCTTCGCAAGAAGAACGGAGAAGCGCGATTCCTTCACAAGCGCAGTCACTTGACGCTTCTCTGCCCgctttaatgaaaattaataccCATTCATTCGCACAAGTTCGCGTATAGTAGCTTAGAGGCGTATATAAACtttcatttatataaatgaaCCGTGTGCGGACGAGCGTGTAGGTGAATGGAagacttaatttaaaaataaaaaaataaaaaaaaacaggcagcgtttttttttactttattttgatGCCGCGTTCCGCGCGTTTTAATGATCCCACACacatggaagaaaaaaggaggagaTCAGGTGAGGAGAGCTGCCGGCCCGTCCGCTCCGCTGTTACCTTGGCTCAGCCGTACCAGTGTGGGCAGCCTGAACTTGCTGACCACCATATCCAGAGGCAGGGACACCGAGCTCCATGTGATGTCGGAAACCGCCGAGAACTTCTCCATGTTTCCACCATCATAGAGGCCGCGGGGCTGCGAGCTGTGCGGGCTGCGAGGGAGAGTCAGAGTCCGGCCGCGCCGTCCGAGCGGTGGCGAAGCTCCTCAGCGGGGCAGCTCCGGCTTTCGCCATGTTGAGGGAGCCGAACGAGTCGAGTGAATGTGGGCTTTTCTGCCTGCCTGGGGAGGAAGGGAGCCCTCGCCTCGTCCCTCGGGGAGGGGAGATGTCTGTAGCACCACCTACTACTGCTCCCAGAAGCTGTCAAGTTGCGGACGCGCAAAAAGCCCGCGCGTTTCCCGCGTCTCGCGCACGGCCGACGGACGATTTCTGTttcgtctcgtctcgtctccCCCCCCCGAATCCATCCGTCATCTGCAGTCGCGCGCCTTTCAAAGCGCAGTTCGATCAGCCCAGATGGAGCTGCGCTCCAAACCCAACGCAGACTCAGCGCCGCAGTGACACATGAACATGAAGCCTCCGTGCGATGGGAGGCTGTGAGGTCCCGCCACCTGCTCCATCGAACACCATTCGCAGGCCACGTGTGGAGACCCTGGCTGTAGCTctacgatttttttttccccaaacaaaaGTTTCTTATGAGGAACAACAATCTTAAAATGCATGCTTTTAAAAGTGATAATCCCACCCATTCCACCTGTGATTTAGAGAAACTGGCACAGCCCCCACTGCTCAAGCAAGCCTGTGTAATTCAGGTGACTATTATTGCTAATAGATTTGTCACACACTTTATAATTTTTCTCTTGCAGCTATGTTTGTATTGACCGGAACAAATTGTCCAGATGGATCATGACCGAGTCCTCGACTTAGTTATTTCTggattgcttaaaaaaaaataaatcctatTTCTAAAGATTTAACTTTACAGAATAGGCAATGTAGGATCTAGGcttgtaaattaaaaaggagCCTGGCAGTAAAATCAGTATGGGCCCTTTGAATGCAAACATGAGGGATGGGGAGGCTTTCTCTTAGGACCTGCGGTGACAGCTCATTCCAAATGTCGAGCCCGGTAGACATTATCAAGACTAAATTAACATCAGTTTCATTCACATTATGGATGAGGAGGACATACCATTCCAGTTTCCATGGCACGTTATTCTGCTGCCACTGAATTGcagataaaacattttcaagtgGAAAGGGTGCAATTAGTTTGGCCGGTGGGTGGAGTAATTTTCCCTTAAgacatacactacttaaaagTCCTCCCTTTCCCAAGAAAATATTCAAACGTGACAGAACACACATATACTTTTACCCCATCATCCACTGCATTAATATAAATTCATACAGGGTCATTTTATATCTATCACCCTATGAAACCCAGTATGTTCTGTCCTTTACTAACCcacaattttaaagaaaatctatTTCCGAATTAATCTAAGATTTAATCAAGAGGATACTGCATTTCTAGCCATTATCCAGTTGGGTCTGCATAATACAGTGATAAAATTTTGAATGCTGTAGATATAGATCGAGAGTTCACGTTTGTGAATGAACTCCAACTGGCCAGGCAGCCACCTTCTTTAATGTTATTGTCTCATGCCGCTCATGTAAAGTCTTTATTCAAATCAGAAGGGTAAGGAAGTGAGCACTTCCCATTACTCTCCTGAATTATATGTCTGTCAGCATAATTACAACATTTGTAAGCAGGTTGGAGTTTAAAGAAGCAAAATTACAGGACCTGTAGTACAAAGTATTGTTTAGAGTAATAGATTAGTGATCTGCAACAATCAAGGCAGAGCAAGACTGTTCAGAAAAATGCAACTAGGGAAGTCTACAAAGTAATACTCTTACAATTTCATCTCAGGTGAAACAAAGTTCACATTacacagtaacaacaacaatagaTCATCAGATTGGTACACAGACTGCCGAAGTAGTCATCTTCGCCTTTGAAGGAGAGGGAACAACAAGATAAAATTTATGGATTGTGGAGAGTTAGCATCCTCTGCTGGACACTGTACACAAGAATGAAAACTGGTTACCCTCGTACCAGCTGAGTTTTTCAATGAATCACGTAAATGTAGCATTTGTTAGTGGAGCAACACAACACCTTTGTAAGCTTATTTTACTGGTTCATTTTGCACAAAATAGTCATTTTCTCCCTCGGTCTACTCCGTAAATAGCATGGTTTGGTGCCGTCAGTGTAAAGGCAAACAGCGAGTAACGTCCCTAAAGTAATTTCTTCATCATCGCCAAGAAAGGACTTATCATCCGCAGCTGTTGCATATGCTTTActttagaggtttttttttttacttgtttaccTGTGAAAATCATCTCACCTCTCCACACATGCAATATTACTGTACAAAGTGAGCTTTTATTGATGTCAAAAATGTCAACACCACCACATTCCAATGTCAAATCCATTCTTCTGTGAAAGTATCTTAAAGTAGAGCAAATAATACATAAGGCTAAGAAAGGGTTGTACAGGGGAGAGATCAAGCAAAAGGGATACTGTGTCAAGATTTGAtggttattttacatttaaaagctACAAGATGCAGCTGTCAGACTTTGAATTATTTCAAGGGAGAACACATAGGACTCAAAAATTGACAAGTCCTGTGTTGCCTCCGCTACCTTCACTACCATTTCCTCAGAACCCGAAACTCAGTAACAAGACTTCCACctaaattatttttgtctggTTTCTTGATTTCTCCCAATGTTAGTTTCACTGTGCTTACAAatatggtgaaagaaaataTCCCTCCCTAACTTTTGGTAATACCACAGGCATGCCATTCCTTTCCTAAAGACTTTATGCATCTTGAAGTTACGCTTGTATCATtccataatattttaatacaaaataacTTCAGTTGCGCAATACATTCTACTATTCTATTAAGTCTGTGGCCTAGGTTTAACGAAAAACCCAAACCAACAAAAAGGAATATGTACTTTGGGTACACTGGATGATTTGGATTCTAATTCTTTAAGGCTTTGTTGATGCAAAAACATTACAACCAAATTGCAAAACTGAAATCACAGGGACTAATCCAAGCAAAGAACATATCAAGTTGATTTACACTTACACCCAACACCAAACAGCAACAACTACATAATCTACAAATACTGTTTATTTGACGTTTTTAGTCATATCAGCATTAAAACTAAACCACCAGACTCCTGATCAGTACAACGGAGCCCAAGGTGTTTAAACGAGCAACTTGTTAATCTTCACACTGCTTCTTCCACGGTAGAGAGCACACTTTGTCGCAATAAACAGCATAAACTGTGTATATGTTATGGTGCTATAAATGTCAATTTACATTGTATTCCCTTACAGTTACTAATGGCAGAAAGTGCAGGTATAACAGAAAATGCAAAGCAGTGCACATTTATAGAAAGTGAGCTGCATGCTTCGTAACGAaggttaaaactgaaaaaagtccCACAAAACCTCGGCCCCACCTTTGGTTAAAGATGAAAGTCATTCACTAATGCCCTGCTGAGGGGAGCAGCTCTTAGGTCACCTTAAGGACAGTATTTTATTAGAGTAACACGGGCCCATAAATGTGCAGTGCTTCTACTACAAAGATTAGTGACTGCTCCCACCTTGATTTGTATTCTATTTCCAAACATGATGTTAAAGcccttttaaaaaatgactatGTTAGGCAAATTCAACACAGACCCAATGTGAAACCACAAAATAAGTACTgctatataaatacatattcagAATCTGCATAGTTTCATCACTGCATTGATGATACCCATTTGACTTGTAACAAAACATTCTGAAAGTGGTGAAATCAAATATTTTGTCAAAGCCAGTACTGTGAATTATTGTTGGTCATAATTCTTGGTTTCCACTAGGGTCTTGCATTTGAAGAACTGGTTTGTTCAAATACCACTGAGTAACCACAGCAATATCAACCAcgttgaaagaaaaagaaaaaaaaaaaaaaaaaaaaaaacatccccaTGCACAAGAACACCAATAATCaggaaataaaaagataaaccACAAATATTTAACTTAAACAAGCTAGTTTTAATGGATCTGCAAAACTGTTTGAATTTCCAAAGAACTATTCAGTCTACTCCTCACATTGAAAAGGTGGTGCCATTTCTTTTGAAGAGTAACTTACAAAAAAGTTTTCCAACCAAAAGAAATTAGCATGCAAGACAGGTAAAGAAATCTTAAGTGTAAAATAAGTCATACTGATAAAAAAAGGTCTAAAAAGAAATTCAAACTTTTCTGCACTTCCTTTCAGTTTAATTCATATATTGACATGGCCATGGAGAAGCGAGAGCAGTTTAATATATGTGTATTAATGGTCAATGTACCACAGTAAGTGGCATTCCCACCAGAGGTGCCGCTCCTTCTATTCCATTTAAGGCACAGGACAAAATAAATCCCACCTAGAAAAGTTCAAGCAAGATCTACACAGATGCTCGTCTTGTCACTTATGCGCTTGTATACAAACCCCACTATTGTACAAAATTGTTAATTCTACAtggttttctcttttgtttatCCTGACCATTTGTTGCAGATTCAAAACTAGACAACTGAGTTGAGTTTTGACTAAAATATAAcccaaaaacaaagaaaaaaatgtagtggtgagttttcttcttttgtatccttaaaataaatgacaagaaACAACATGATTTCTTTATctatacatttttgaaataaaaatattgtcagCAAGCAATCATGAATGGAAGAACAAAAAGTTGTTTAAAGGTATGAGAGGACAGAGTGTTAGATTTAGACATGTGAAGTGGTTTATTTTCAGAAACGGATGGAAATCAGCAGGGCAGCTAGAGaaggggaagagaaaaagaCGGAAagggggaaagagagagagagcgagaaagagagagaataaaggcggggggggggggggggggggtaagaaTAAGGGAAAGATTATTCAGCTGCAGCACTTGCTCTTCCACCCTGTGACTCCACTTCCACTGGTGATATCTACGTTTTCACTGTTGGGCTCTTTTACGGGTGTCTGCAAGGAAAGCACACAGGGTACAACGAGAATGGAATGACAATTTGCATCTCTGTGCTCTGTCATTCGTTTCAAATGGAAAATGCTGATACCAAAAATAGAAAACCTTCATAAcataggaaaaaagaaaaacactaaaaaattaGCACAAATTATAAACCTTGAAGACTGTGTGGAGTCAAGAAACACAGTTACTTCATATTAAGAAAATCTcaatattttaaacactgaatCCATTTACCAAATACCCTTTAAATGAGTTACCTCTCtaaactgtcattttaaatcaaaaattggAGAAACTCACCTTTCTAAGTATGTCTTCTGCTAACGTGAGGAATGCTTTCTCAATGTTGATATTTGCTTTTGCACTGGTCTCAAAAAACCTAATGCCATGTTCTCTTGCAATCTGACAGAGGAAGAAACAGCACAGTAATAAGCAGCGCTCCATAGGCATAAGGAATTTAGTTTTACAGATCTAGAACAACAGGCAATATTAGCAGTCAGTGCTGCCTGCTGACAGAGTGGGATCAGATGAAATACTGACAAAAAAGTGAGAGGTGCTGATTTCTGTACAATATACAATAAGTACACTATAAGAAAGAGATtaagaaaatgtttctgttggAGAATATTAACTAAAAACACAAACGTTTAAAACACACTGAATTCATTTTCGTGGAAGATAAGTTTCAACCCTGATAGTCATTTTAATGAGAATGTCAAATTTTCCAGTGTAATACTGCAAATTAAGTAAACACATCTGAACACAACGTTGCATTTGCATGCATGCATCTTTTGGCAGAAACAATCTTAACCAGGGCTTGCACTGCCTTAAAGCTGGGCCAAGGGTCAGTGAAAATGGGAGCCAGTTCTATTTAAAGCATGACTGTCACTTACTCATACAACCTAGAGCCAACTGGAAAAACAGAAGgggttaaataatgaaatataaggACAGCACTACCCTATTCCAGTTACAAGTTTGAGGCTCACCTACCGTAGCACCAAGTTTCACGTTGGCAACAAATGCATGTGAATGCAGGATAAGCAAGGGTACAAATGAGAATGATGAGCCATGCAGTTCATAATTTGAAATTTCAACAGGCATTTTAAACCTGTGAATTTGTTTCACTCAAAAAAAGTTCAAGTCAAttcttgtcttctgtttcactgatttttGAACAGGGTACCACTTTCAAGGTGTGAATTGCCGTAATGCTAACACATTCAACATCAAGTGgattaaaaacactgaagagaagaaaaaaacgtTAAAGTGTAGTTGCACATGCTGCAGTGCACCATCTGACCTGTTCTCCTTTTGCCTTTGGTACCACCCGCTTGTCTTCCATGTCACACTTGTTGCCTAGCAGCATTCTCTCAACATCTTCATTTGCATGCTGAAAAATTAACCATTTAAATTACTTCCAATGCACAAAAAATGGTTATGAACAACAACCAACCATTTTATTTCAACACATGCAACTTCACAGTAAGAAATCGTTACTGTCATGTGGTGCAGAATTATTCAAATAAGAAAGGATTTCACATGTAGAATACTAACCCGGCAGCCTAGATATCTGAATACTTTGCCGCAACATGCTGAGCCTCACTGTAGCCTTGTGAGAATGCGAAGGGGGAATCTCACCTCATCTATGTTTCGCAGCCACTTGCTGATGTTCTCAAAGCTTTTGGCATTTGTGATGTCATACACCAGCATGATCCCCATAGCCCCTCTGTAGTAGGAGGTGGTGATTGTGTGAAACCGCTCCTGACCAGCAGTGTCCCTGTACACAGCATAATTATGGGGGATCGGACATTTCCAGTTTAACAGTAAGCAGGAGTCTTTTCCATTTAAACACATGAGCTACATTTATAGAAACGACCCTCATAACAGAA
This genomic window from Scleropages formosus chromosome 1, fSclFor1.1, whole genome shotgun sequence contains:
- the rab10 gene encoding ras-related protein Rab-10; the protein is MAKKTYDLLFKLLLIGDSGVGKTCVLFRFSDDAFNTTFISTIGIDFKIKTVELQGKKIKLQIWDTAGQERFHTITTSYYRGAMGIMLVYDITNAKSFENISKWLRNIDEHANEDVERMLLGNKCDMEDKRVVPKAKGEQIAREHGIRFFETSAKANINIEKAFLTLAEDILRKTPVKEPNSENVDITSGSGVTGWKSKCCS